In Rutidosis leptorrhynchoides isolate AG116_Rl617_1_P2 chromosome 2, CSIRO_AGI_Rlap_v1, whole genome shotgun sequence, one genomic interval encodes:
- the LOC139893118 gene encoding glutathione transferase GST 23-like has product MVGWRADRSHIEQHTQMSQDKVKLIGFWSSPFVLRVQWALSLKGIEYEYVEEDIANKSAMLLQYNPVHKKVPVLLHNGKPIVESLAIIEYLDDVWKNRPLLSGDPLERARSRFWAKYVDDMCVPVIKKLLRSKPDQNESDAEEARSILKTLESSLDPNKPFSGDESDLNFMEISIAWLEIWFRALEKVLDVKIVDDENTPLLNKWFRDVLEIDFIKKSIPPFETMVARYKDLHEKHINTTS; this is encoded by the exons ATGGTCGGATGGAGGGCTGATAGATCCCACATAGAACAACATACTCAAATGAGTCAGGACAAAGTGAAGCTAATAGGATTTTGGTCAAGCCCTTTTGTACTTCGAGTGCAATGGGCACTGAGTCTAAAAGGGATCGAATATGAATATGTTGAAGAGGATATCGCAAACAAAAGCGCGATGCTTTTGCAATACAACCCTGTTCACAAAAAGGTTCCAGTTCTTTTACACAACGGTAAACCCATTGTTGAATCGCTTGCGATCATTGAATACTTAGACGATGTGTGGAAGAATCGTCCACTACTTTCTGGAGATCCTCTGGAGAGGGCTAGATctcgtttttgggcaaaatatgtcgATGATAtg TGTGTGCCGGTTATAAAAAAACTGTTGAGGAGTAAACCCGACCAGAATGAAAGCGATGCAGAAGAAGCTCGTAGTATTCTCAAGACTCTCGAAAGTAGTTTGGACCCAAACAAACCTTTCTCTGGTGACGAAAGCGATTTAAATTTTATGGAGATTTCAATTGCTTGGCTCGAAATTTGGTTTCGAGCACTTGAGAAAGTTTTGGATGTTAAAATAGTAGACGATGAGAACACACCATTGTTGAACAAGTGGTTTAGAGATGTGCTTGAGATCGATTTTATCAAAAAGAGTATCCCACCCTTTGAAACAATGGTAGCACGTTATAAAGATCTTCATGAAAAGCATATTAACACTACAAGTTAA